The following is a genomic window from Aricia agestis chromosome 12, ilAriAges1.1, whole genome shotgun sequence.
TGAAATTTAATGTGAGCGTTTTGGCACTGACCTGAAACATTGTGAATAATTAATCAtgtttttatcaaatatttcaTGTTCTTATAATCTtcggtataaataataatttaaatgtcatataataatataggtattcTTAAAGTTTTGAAGGACAAAAAGTATTTCGAAATTTTTGATTtggcaaaattttattaattctcaAATGAATTTTACCAGCTTTTAGAATTTTTGACAATATTCTTCCAAGCAAATAATTAAGTCatcaatacatttttttgtaacTTATACATAACATTTTTGCAATAAATCCTACCAACAACACTAAAATTACTGTTAAATTTGTTGtttaatctttattattatCTCCAAGAGTAATACAGTAAATTTATTGAGTGTTCTTGGCAGGTAAGGTTACTTTACAATAAAAACACTAGATAAAATCGATAATACTTACTTGATCCTCATTAAGATAGTTAGGTAGTCCTccaataaatattttgtgtggTGAGTCTGGGACAACAGTGCTGATGACTCCAGctagaaaaattgtaaatcaggTTTTTTTGAGTAAGAGTTTATTGTTTTAGGATTCATAGTGTACTTTCCCTGCATAGATAGAAGGATCAAAGATATGTGCAAAGAATGTGTACAGAAGATTAAATGGTGACAGATGTTGCTCTCATTGATTTTGGTGGTGTAATGTCTTGAtgtttgtattatattaaatactattacaattatttataatcaTTATTCCTACACTTACTGAACTATATATTACTTTTTATAGAccacaatattattgtaattaaataatagttGACTAACTTCTATATTAACACTACTGCTACTGcaaaataccaataatataacttactagtatatttacaaaaataaacttaCCTGGAACATTAATAGCTGGGTTTTCTGTGCCAGGCATTGGTTGGTAATCGTGTGGTCGTCGAATTTTTAAACTTTGCCCTTTAAAGTTAATGCCGTCAAAGGCCATGGCTTGTGTGGTTTCATCAATAGATCTGAACTCAAGGAATGCAAAGTTTTTGTCCAAGTTTATCTGACACGCGAGAACTGGATTGCCAGCAGCTTGCGCCAAGCCCGACAGATGCATCTGTTGATTGAAGAACTCCATGGTTTCCTCTTCTGTCACTCCAAATGGTATGTTTCCTACGTACAACCTGCGCGCTTGTCTCGTTATAGTAGAGCCCACTACCGGGACGGCGGCTTGCGGGGTATCAGCGACGATATTGGCAGGAATTTGTCCCGCGGCCTGCATAGCTTTGTATTGCAACGGTGTGATATGCTCGAAACCTGGCGGCGGCACATCCCAGTACAGAGAAGGCTTGCGACGACGGGAACGCTTGGAGGGTGACCGAGATTTGCTTCTTCTTGGCTTCTCCCTGCGCTCCCTTGATCGTGAGCGTGATCGGCGTCTTTCCCTAGAACGCGACCTACGCCGACGATCTGCataagataatttttttataaaaaataagttcTGTAAAGATATATAGTTGGTTTTGAAACCTTACCTTTATCCTCTCCCATGATTCACAAATATCTTGCAATTTCAATCGATAAAAACTAAACGTAGAAAGTTGAAAACAATTTATAGCACACGCAAAATGGCGGCTCACGGCGTTGACAATTTTTTGACAGCAGGTCGATGACAATTGACAGATGGCAACCACAAAGCATagagtaatgaagactgtagtctagattctagaatctagataccgTAAGCTGTCCAATGACTGGTTCATTGGACAGCTTAGGATTTTAGAAATagctgtaaaaaattaaatttaaacgtaatatattatttaaatacgtacacatgttttatttttacaaaagtgaaaccaaaaacaaaatttaaccatacttccatacttatactaatattataaatgccaaagtgtgtctgtctgttaccccttcacgcccaaaccgctgaaccgattttgctgaaatttggcatggagatactttgggtcccgggaaaggagataGGGTATTTTTGACCCATagaaatgtatggttcccgcgcgataaacgagttttggcgcaacggagttgggaGCGTCGTCCAGTTAAtaatatgtgttttatttaGGTTACAGCTTACACCGCAACTTGATaaaaaatactctatttttattgtaacttGAATGCCCCTCAATATTAATTCCGTTATTATTTACGAATTACGTCGcataaaagggcccattcaatgcaggactgccgtgcagtcctgccgtgaatgggccctttaaaaaccacaaacttttatttttacgatCAAAGTGTCCATCTACTGAAAAATTCTAATGATGATAATCTCGTATTTTACCCTACTCTTTGATGAGAAGAGTGAAGACCACTAAATCAAAGTCTACTGAATTTTCTCCCTCAAGGACCAACATTTTTGGTCCTAAGACCTGGCAACAAAAATATTGCCAGAACGtgtttgacatttgacataAATTTGACAGTTGAAACTTGAAGTAAACAGTGAGCAGTTGTTTTGCTTGAATATTGGCGGAAGAACCTGTTTTTGCATCAATGGTTGAAAAGTGAAAGTTATAAACTTCGGAAGAATCTAATTTTGCCTTTCAATGGCTTCAGTTCGTTCACACAGTTATTTGCTTTGATAAAGATAACACATAGGGATCAAGAACATACaggttttcatacaaattactgctttaatctaataaaaataatggtaagtgcttttaaacaataatataatatattgcttGAGAGCTtcccaaaattttattttataatttaaaaacttttcattacttaaaaaaaattttgtatattatcacCTGTAGGCAGTAGGTAATTCACCGACAAACAAATTCCATTTTggtaaatttgaaaaaaataattcagcTCGCGCATTTCCCtatttgaaattttatattGTCTGCTGTCTGCTAAGTTCAgggtcatataatattattgttgtaataaatatgaatttgaTTTTTATATTAGTGTGCTTGTTCACTACATTATAAACTATAAGTATTTCAAAGACTTATTATGTCTCAAAAAATATCTGTTCTGTAACTTACTTTGTCATCAAATATTTTACAGGAAACCCAAGATACAAATAATATAAGACAGCGAAAAGGCGCAAATGGCAAAACAGAAGAAAACATAAATGAGCAATTTGAGAAATCCAAGCCAAAAAATGCTAGAACTATTGGTCTTGTGTTTTTGTCATTACTTTTAGACCTACTTGCATTTACTATGATACTACCACTATTACCTTCCCTGCTCGATTATTACCATGGCCAGGAAGGTACCTCAAACACTTTGTACTCATCACTGCTACAAGCTGTgcaaagttttcaaaagttaaCGGGAGCACCAGACCGGTTCTCATCAGTTTTGTTTGGTGGTGCTTTAGGATCAATGTACAGTTTTCTACAATTCCTAACGAGCCCAATAATTGGAAGCCTATCTGATGCCTATGGGAGAAAACCTTTGCTATTGATATGCTTGGTAAGTTTGGGTTatgattattacaatattattttactgtttattTTATACAACAATGTTTAGTgtagaaataaaattgataGGTCTCTAGGTAATCTAGGTCAAGTAATAAAGTGATGATATAGCAAATATGTGTTAGAATAAGATCTATACACTTGAGATAAAGTATTACAATGATAAAACAAGATTGGCTTgtttcatatttaaaataaaataacaaaacaaaagatTAAACCATTTTGAGTTTTCTATCAAGAGTTATTTCTTgtaatattctattttattttttatattattatgattaatgattacttaTCATAACAGGTGCAGGatactaaaaaataatttttaaacaatggAAACTTCTTAAGAATATTTTCTTAATTCCAGGTTGGTATCACACTCTCTCATGCACTGTGGAGTTGTGCAACTACTTTTAGTCTGTTTGTCCTAGCCAGGTTCATAGGAGGTCTAAGCAAAGCTAATGTAAGCCTCTGTATGGCTATTGTTACAGATGCTTCAGATGAAAAAACAAGACCAAAGGGAATGgtaaatatacatttatttaacCAATAGCATTTACCAcagaataaaattaacatgttataaataatttaaattaaatatgtagATAACTGGATCTTTGGTGTTGTACCATGAGAGTTGTAATATAAAAATGTCCTATCTTGAGACTTGTCTATaattatttctatatttattaCAACTCTACAATCACTGTTTAATTAAGTTATTATATCCTATGCACCTTTTTGGATTTTAACCTTGTgacaaaatctttttttatttatttatgcaaCAGTAATTCACTGTTTCAGGCACTCGTAGGGTTGGCATTTTCAATAGGTTTCATCTTAGGTCCTTTGGCTGGTGCTTGGTTTGCGGTGAACAGTAGTTACGAGACAAATGCATGGGGCGAGAGACCAGCACTATATGCTCTATCTCTTTCACTCGCTAATATAGCCACTGTATTATTCTTTGTACCCGAAACACTGACAAAGGTATGTTTTGTTTCTTATTAAAATGAAGAAAGGAATGCAAGTATTGTATTTGCTTGAATgtttaaacaaatttattttcttttacagGAAAAAAGAACACCTCTATCTATGTCTCTAGCAAAGGTCATAGACTATGTTTCTCCATGGCATTTGCTCAATTTTACAGCAGTGAAAAATATGACGAAACGGCAAAGCGAAGTGTTGTCAAAATTAGGAGTTatctactttatttatttatttatatactctGGTTTAGAGTTTACTCTGACATTCCTGACACATCATACATTTAAATACACTGCAATGCAACAGGGGAAAATGTTTTTAGTAATAGGTAAGGACCACTATTCTGCCATCCTTGtgttaatagtattttaaaaagataaaaccgacttcaaattgtacgtaattaagaattaacattctctatctcaaaaactaatgaaccgattttgatgaaacttgcagtattccctaagttgaacaataattagtacaacaaaaaaaaaaagaaccactTAAATCAGACTtgcagttccggagatatgtgtgtacaaacatacatacacttttgaaatttggcacatttgttcagaagctgataTAGAtaaacatatacaaaaactggacagttctggaaatattacatacatacgcgtcgaattgataacctccttttttgaagttggttaaaaagtacAAAGAGTCAAGTTTTTGGGAAAATTGAGTTTATACTTATGGACTAAAGTCTAAATGCAATTTGCCCAAAAACTCGACTTATTCCACTTTTCGGTTATGGACGGTAGTATTATTTTCTTCACTTCAATTCTTTACACCTTTGTCATAAATTAAAGTTAGTACCCAATTAATGCAATCGGCTGTGACTGTGACAACAATGCGCAGTGGAAcagttgtttaaatattaagtttttgcTGTTTAAAATGTTGTTTGACACTACTTTATCTAGCCCTATAATTTATAGGACTAGATAAAGTAATTTGGCTTATCAATTTATagcctatacagggtgtaacaaaattaagtgataatactttagggtgtgtatgtgttcactgtggaagtatcagcgctgaaagaccaatatttttttttcacttttgtatatatGGGCGAGcgtcccagcgtcacgagtctccctatacaaaagtaaaaaaaattttggtctttcagtggtGCTACTTTGAACACacacacagtgaactctctacaaggaacacatacacaccctaaggtcttaagtatttagttttgttacaccttgtataggcTATAAATTGATAAAccaaaattttaaacaatttttccACGTTTTGAAATACAAACGTCATTTAAGATTGTCTTTATAATTGCGTGCAAATTTAAAATGAATCATGAAGGATAAATTTATCTAAATAAGAATATACCGCAATCTCTACGCAAACACACCTCCGAGGAATTATATGAAATAATTCCTTGGAGTTCGCgtgttatttattaaataaagttgattttaaaattaatatttagtatttacgatATTTTGTCGCAGGTGTAATAATGGCGCTGCTACAAGGCGGTGCGTCGCGTCGCCTAGGTCCGCGCGGGGCGGAgcgagcggcgcgggcggcgcttATATTGACTCCGCCCTCGTTCCTCTGCGTAGCGCTAGCTGCTACGTCACACCCGCCCGTGCTGCGCCCTATTAGCTGGCTGTGGGCGGGGCTGGTGTTGTTCGCTATATGTAAGTGCATAATATTCATGGTTGTAGTTTACGGTTGGTTTCACGATCTTTTAATAGGTTCCGAATATATTGTGTTCTTTGTTTGCTTAGTTTTGTGAGAAACGGCAGTGCGCTTCTCGCTCGCTTAGACTTACGTCAAAAtcaaccaatcaacaacgctattAAACAGATACACTTCTGTCAAAataccctattccgtcttataaggccggcaacgcacctgcagctcttctgatgctgcgagtgtccatgggcgacggaagttgctttccatcaggtgacccgtttgcacgtttgccgcgttatttcataaataaaaacaacttcAAAAAAAATTCGTGGTATTCTAACTGATTTCCTAACTTTAGGGAGGGGGAGGGGTCCCCCCCTCCCTATAATGCGTAATTCAAATGCAACCCCGG
Proteins encoded in this region:
- the LOC121732455 gene encoding splicing factor U2AF 50 kDa subunit, which translates into the protein MGEDKDRRRRSRSRERRRSRSRSRERREKPRRSKSRSPSKRSRRRKPSLYWDVPPPGFEHITPLQYKAMQAAGQIPANIVADTPQAAVPVVGSTITRQARRLYVGNIPFGVTEEETMEFFNQQMHLSGLAQAAGNPVLACQINLDKNFAFLEFRSIDETTQAMAFDGINFKGQSLKIRRPHDYQPMPGTENPAINVPAGVISTVVPDSPHKIFIGGLPNYLNEDQVKELLMSFGQLRAFNLVKDSSTGLSKGYAFAEYVDISMTDQAIAGLNGMQLGDKKLIVQRASIGAKNSTLAAMTGVTPVTLQVAGLTLAGAGPATEVLCLLNMVTPDELRDEDEYEDILEDIKDECNKYGCVRSIEIPRPIEGVEVPGCGKVFVEFNSIADCQKAQQTLTGRKFSNRVVVTSYFDPDKYHRREF
- the LOC121732572 gene encoding major facilitator superfamily domain-containing protein 10 produces the protein METQDTNNIRQRKGANGKTEENINEQFEKSKPKNARTIGLVFLSLLLDLLAFTMILPLLPSLLDYYHGQEGTSNTLYSSLLQAVQSFQKLTGAPDRFSSVLFGGALGSMYSFLQFLTSPIIGSLSDAYGRKPLLLICLVGITLSHALWSCATTFSLFVLARFIGGLSKANVSLCMAIVTDASDEKTRPKGMALVGLAFSIGFILGPLAGAWFAVNSSYETNAWGERPALYALSLSLANIATVLFFVPETLTKEKRTPLSMSLAKVIDYVSPWHLLNFTAVKNMTKRQSEVLSKLGVIYFIYLFIYSGLEFTLTFLTHHTFKYTAMQQGKMFLVIGVIMALLQGGASRRLGPRGAERAARAALILTPPSFLCVALAATSHPPVLRPISWLWAGLVLFAISTAFAVSCLSSMVAAASPEAARGAALGGLRSLGALARAAGPLLACAVYWYSGAAITYTIGSVILIFPAVMLYRLKL